CGAAGGTTGAGATCCGCGAGTGCAGGTTCTTCGCGAGGCCGGTCCATCTGTGGATATTTTGCCAGCAACTCAAACTTTGCTCGAATGAGGTCGACAAATTCGTCGGCAGCACGGGGGTTCTCTCGCTCAATCCAGACGCCGATATTCACCAAATCCTCATTGGCTCGAGGAC
This genomic interval from Chrysiogenia bacterium contains the following:
- a CDS encoding type II toxin-antitoxin system RelE/ParE family toxin gives rise to the protein MNIGVWIERENPRAADEFVDLIRAKFELLAKYPQMDRPREEPALADLNLRSHPVGNYLIFYRSLSDGVEIVRILHGSMDIEGIESW